In Methanofollis aquaemaris, the genomic window TCGAAGGCCGACGAGATCATGAACTATGTCAACAACAATGACAACATGACCATGGATCTCGGCTGCGTGACCCTGGACGAGACGACGACGATGACCGCCGACGGGCCGTTCGAGCACCACCTCACCGAACTTAACCACCTCAAGTGGGCGAACACCGATGTGGAACTCGAAACCGCCGCAGGCGTCGTCCCGTATATCTACTCCCCGAACATCAAGGTCTGCGGTATCCAGTGGGCGATCGGTCTTGAACTCGGACTGCTCGCCAAAGACCCGATGCGGGTCTTTATCACCACCGACCACCCGAACGCCGGTCCGTTCTTCAGGTACCCGCGGGTCATGAAGTGGCTGATGAGCCAGGATGCCCGTGAAGCCCAGATGGACGCGCTCAAGTGGGCAGAGAAGGTCAGGTCTGCCACGCTCCTCTCCGGCCTCGACCGCGAACTCACCCTGTACGAGATCGCGGCGATGACCAGGGCGGGCACGGCCAAGGCGCTCGGCCTCAGCCACATGTACGGCAGTCTCAAGCCCGGCCTTGAGGCCGATGTTGCGGTCTACGACTACAACCCCGAGACGGCGGAGGATCCCGAACTTATCGAGAAGGCCTTCGGCAACGCGGCTTACCTCTTCAAGGGCGGAGAAATCGTCGTCAAGGAAGGCGAGGTCGTCAGCAACGGAAACAAGAAGACCCTATGGGTCGACGCCAAAGTCGCCGAGAACCCACAGGTCCAGCGGGACATCGCCGAGAAGTTCATGCGGTACTACACGGTCACCCAGGCGAACTATGAGGTGAACGAGAAGGTCTTCATGAAGAACCCGTACAGGATCGAGGTCGACGCAACCCAGTGAGGAGATGACGATGGAGACGGTAACACTGACACCAAAGGAGCAGCCCGAGCTCTTTATCGACGCGGAAAACATCACTCCCAATGCATTCGCAGGGAAAAACGCCGCGGAGATCGCCGGGCTGTCTGTCTTTGAAGGGAACCAGACCCAGACTCTCGGCCAGTACTTCGAGGTCGCCGGCAAGGCCGGGGCCACGGCCGAGGAGACAAAGATCGTCATCAAGGGCGATGTCACCAAGGTCAAGTACATCGGCATGAGGATGAACGGCGGCGAGATCGTCGTCGAGGGTTCAGCCGACATGTACGTCGGGGCCTGGATGGAAAGCGGCAGTATCCATGTGAAGGGTAATGTCGACGCTTTCTCTGGCACAGGCATGAAAGGCGGCGAGATCGAGGTCGACGGCAATGCCGGAAACTATCTCGGCGCCGCCTACCGCGGTGACTGGAGAGGCATGCAGGCCGGGACCATTCGTGTCCACGGCAATGCCGGCTCTGACATCGGAACCTTCATGAACGGAGGAACCATCATCGTCGAGGGTGACGTGGACGTCCACGTCGGCACCCACGCCGAGGGCGGTACCATCATCGTGAAGGGCAACGGCAAGTCCAAGATCGGTGGCCAGATGGTGAAGGGCGAGATCTACGTCTTTGGCACCATCGATGTCATGATGCCCGGTTATGTCTACCGGGAGGACGTTGACCTTGAAGTCGACGGTGCATCAGCCAGGTTTGCCCTCTTTGAGGGTGATATGGGTGAACGCCATCCCAAGCGGAAAGGTCAGGTCACCTACGGTAAAATCTACCAGAAATACTAAATTTCAACCTTCTTTTTTCTGGAAAGAGAGCGCGAGTCCGGATGTTATATTTATAGAAGTATAATATCATTCAGTAACACGCACTGCAAAATATCTCACACATGAATTCAATAGACTCCGAGCCGCAGGCTCCTCTATTTGAATCTTCTTTCTTGACCACGATATATCCGTGCATATATAAATCGGCGGACGCACCCCAAGATAGCAACGCTTATATGGCGGGATGGTGACTATGCAATTGTCCCTTGAGGGACGTGCAGTAGCAACAGCAGCGATTATCAGCGATTCCTTTAGTGATTCATTACACAGTTCCTGTATTGTATTGGAAAATACATCAAATCCGGAGGAATTATATGGCAAAATACTCAGACACGATCGACCTCTACGACGACGAAGGAAAACTTCTGAAGAGCGGGGTCGCACTTGAGAGGATCAGCCCGGTTGTCAACCCGGCGATCAAGAAGGTCATCGACATGACCAAGCGGACGATCGCGGTCAACGTGGCCGGGATCGAGAAAGGCATCAAGACCGGTGCGGTCGGTTCCAAGGCCGACTCAATCGCCGGGCGGACGATGGACCTTGACGTTGTCAAGGACGTCGATGCCATCAAGGCGAAGATCCAGGAGATGGTCCAGGTCGAAGAGGGCGACGACACCCAGATCAAGGACTTCGGAGGCAAACTCCTCCTCGTCGAGGTGCCGAAGGCCCGTATCGAGGCCGCCGCCACCTACGACGCGGCGATCACCGCCGTTGCGGCGGCGACCACCTACGCGATCCTCGACCAGTACGACATCGGGCCCTTCGACGCCCCGATGGTCAAGGCGGCAGTCTGGGGCACCTACCCGCAGACCATGGATATGAAGGGCGCAAACGTCGCTTCCATCCTGTCCATCCCCCAGAACAACGAAGGTCTCGGTTTCGCCCTGAGGAACATCCCGGCCAACCACGTCGTGATGATCACCGGTCGCAACGCCATGCAGGGTGCGGCCCTTTCCTCGACCTTCGAGCACGCGGGTCAGTTCGAGATGGGCAACGCCATCGGACCCTTCGAGCGCGCCCAGCTCCTCGGCTATGCCTTCCAGGGCCTCAACGCCAACAACCTGGTCTACGATCTCGTCAAGACCAACGGCCAGAGCGGCACGGTCGGCACCGTCGTCCAGTCCCTGGTCGAGCGTGCGATCGAGGACAAGGTTATCGCTCCAGGCAAGAAGGGCGGGTACTTCCAGTACTACGACACCAAGGACCCGATGCTCTGGAACGCCTATGCGGCAGCCGGCACCCTTGCCGGGACCATGGTCAACTGTGGTGCCGGGCGGTTCGCCCAGGCGGTCTCCTCGACGCTCCTGTACTTCAACGACCTGCTTGAGCACGAGACCGGTCTCCCCGGCTGTGACTACGGCCGTGTAATGGGTACCGCTGTCGGGTTCTCCTTCTTCAGCCACTCCATCTATGGTGGTGGCGGTCCGGGTATCTTCAACGGCAACCACGTCGTGACCAGGCACTCGGCAGGCTTCGCCATTCCGTGTGTGGTCGCCGCCTGTTCTGTCGACGCAGGCACCCAGATGTTCGCGCCAGAGGGCACCTCCAAGATCTACGGCGAGACCTACGGCCAGATCGAGGAGTTCGCAAAACCGATCCAGAACATCGCAAAGGAAGTATAAAGGTAGCAGCGGATGACAGAAGCCACATATCCCCAGTGTAGGATTGTGCCTGCGCGTTTCCTCAACCCGGAGACAGTGGAACGTCTCCTCACCAGGATCCTGGAGATCGGTGGGATCAGGAGGCTGATTTTGAACGGACCCCGCCTCCCCCCCACCGTCCCCTATGGCCCGGCCCGGGGTACACCAAACCCTCACCCCATGCGAAAGGCGATCAGGGTCGGAGACCAGGAGATGGAACTTCAGGTGCATGTGGGAACGATCCTCCTCGAACTCGAGGATCGGTCGTACATCGACTCCATAAGGCAGGCATGCGACGAAGTCTTCGTGAAATTCCCGTACGGTTTCTCGGAGGGGAAGTTCATAAAGACACAAGCGACCGTTTCAGACTATGCAAAGTACGGACCCGACGCGGACAAACTCATCCTCGGCATGACCGATCCGAAGAGCCGCAGCGGGCCCCTTATTATTCAGGGAACTAAGTGATTTCAATGCCGATCGGAAGGGTAACCCAGGTAGTGGACTGCAGAGAGAGTATGGGTATGGGCAAAGGCGGAGGCCTTGCCCAGCGAGGAACCATATCAGAATGCCGCCGCCCCGACGTAATCGTCGTCGGGATGTCGCCAGGACGCAGGCATGTGACAAAGCCGGTCTGCGACATCACGTCCGCCCTGAGAAGGGAAGGGGTGGAGTTCTCAGTGAGCACGCTCGTGTTGAACGCGGGCAGCGGTGTTCCCCCCGATGCCCCCGGCATTGCGGGGTCAGTCCTTGGCGCCTACTTCGGGCTCACCCCCCAGGAGATCGAGCAGATAGAAGAGCATAAGGTCGCGATCCTCCACCACGGGAATGTCCGATCCCATGTGGTGCAGAAGGTCAGGTTCATCCTGGAGCATGTCGACGTCAAGGCCGTCGTCGTCTCCCAGTGTCCGATCGACTACGAGGATCTCGCAAAAGAGGGCGTCAAGACCGCCCTCGTCATGCCTCCCCCGGACAGGGTCAAGACCAGAGGAAGTGTCGAGGCGATCGTCTCCGGCGTCACCCGTGGCCAGACCCCTAACAGGGAGAAGATGGCTGAAGTCATCACAGCCGTTACCAGATTGATGAAAGAACACAACCCAAGGTGAATTGTCTATGGCATATAAACCACAGTTTGGACCAGGTACGTCTGTCGTCGCCGAGAACCGGCGCAAGCAGATGAACCCGGACTACCAGCTCGAGAAGTTGCGTGAAGTAACTGACGAGGACATCGTCCTGATCCTCGGGCACCGCGCCCCTGGCGCAGCCTACCCGACGGCCCACCCGCCCCTGGCAGAGCAGCAGGAGCCGGACTGCCCGATCAGAAAGATCGTCGAACCGACCGAAGGCGCAAAGGCCGGCGACCGCGTCCGCTACATCCAGTTTGCAGACTCGATGTTCAACGCGCCCTCGCAGCCGTACCAGCGGACGTACATGGAGTGTTACCGCTTCCGCGGCATCGACCCCGGTACGCTCTCCGGCCGTCAGATCGTCGAGTGCCGCGAGCGTGACCTGGAAAGTTACTCCAAGGATCTTGTCAACACCGAGGTCTTCGACCCGGCCAGGATCGGTGTCCGCGGTGCAACGGTGCACGGTCACTCCCTCCGTCTTGCAGAGGACGGCATGATGTTCGACATGCTCCAGCGCTGCGTACTCGGCGATGACGGTATCGTCAGGTACGTCAAGAACCAGATCGGCGAGCCCCTGGACCGTGCGGTCGAGGTCGGCAAGCCGATGGACGAGGCCTGGCTCAAGGCGCACACCACCATGTTCCACTCACTCGCCGGAACCGGGTTCCGCGATGACCAGGAGTATGTCGAGTATGTGCAGCGGATCCACTCGCTGAGGACCAAGTACGGCTTCATGCCGAAGGAGGAGTGATTGACATGGCAAAGATTGAGAGGGCACAGAAACTGTTCCTGAAGTCGCTCAAGGAGAAGTTCCAGGACCAGGACGTTCAGTCCGAGAAGACCGAATTCTACAAGTTCGGTGGCATCCGCCAGTCCCCGAGGAAACTCGAGTTCATGAAGGCGAGCCAGGCAATTGAGATGCAGCGCGGGATCGCGATGTATGACCCCGAGCGCTGCCACCTTGGCGGACTGCCGATGGGTCAGCGCCAGCTGATGACCTACGAGGTCTCAGGCACCGGCGTCTATGTCGAGGGCGACGACCTGCACTTCGTCAACAACTCTGCGATGCAGCAGATGTGGGACGACATCCGCAGGACCGTCATCGTCGGCATGGACCTCGCGCACGCCACCCTCCAGAAGAGGCTGGGCAAGGAGGTCACCCCCGAGACGATCAACGAATACCTCCACATCCTCAACCACGCGATGCCGGGCGCAGCCGTGGTTCAGGAGCACATGGTCGAGACCCACCCGGGCCTTGTCGATGACTGCTATGTGAAGGTCTTCACCGGCGACGACGAACTCGCCGACGACATCGAACCCCAGTTCCTCATCAACGTCGAGAAACTCTTCCCCGGCGAGTCGGCGGAGGCCCTGAAGGCCGCGGTCGGCAAGTCGATGTGGCAGGCAATCCACATCCCGACCATCGTCTCCAGGACGTGCGACGGCGGTACCACCTCCAGGTGGTCTGCGATGCAGATCGGTATGTCCTTCATCGCCGCGTACCGCATGTGCGCCGGTGAGGCGGCAGTCGCCGACCTTTCCTTCGCTGCAAAGCACGCCGGCGTCATCCAGATGGCCGACATCCTCCCGGCCCGCCGTGCACGCGGTCCGAACGAGCCGGGCGGCATCAAGTTCGGTCATTTCTCCGACATGATCCAGGCCGACCGGAAGTACCCCAACGACCCCGCAAAGGCGTCCCTCGAGGTCGTCGGTGCCGGCACGATGCTCTTCGACCAGATCTGGCTTGGTTCCTACATGTCAGGCGGTGTCGGGTTTACCCAGTACGCCACCGCAGCGTACACCGACAACATCCTCGATGAGTTCACCTACTATGGTATGGACTATATCAAGGACAAGTACAAGGTGGACTGGCAGCACCCGAACGCCGCAGACAAGGTCACTTCCAGCCAGGACGTCGTCAACGACATCGCCACCGAGGTCACCCTCAACGCGATGGAGCAGTACGAGCAGTTCCCGACCATGATGGAAGACCACTTCGGCGGTTCCCAGCGTGCCGGCGTCATCGCCGCGGCGTCCGGTCTCTCCACCGGTATCGCAACCGGCAACTCGAATGCCGGTCTCAACGGCTGGTACCTCTCCATGCTCCTGCACAAGGAAGGCTGGAGCCGTCTCGGCTTCTTCGGCTACGACCTGCAGGACCAGTGCGGTTCAGCCAACTCGCTCTCGGTCAGGCCTGACGAAGGCTGTATCGGCGAGTTCCGTGGCCCGAACTACCCGAACTACGCAATGAACGTCGGTCACCAGGGCGAGTACGCCGCCATCGTCGGCAGCGCCCACTACAGCCGCGGCGACGCGTGGTCCATGAACCCGCTGATCAAGATCGCCTTCGCCGACCCGTCCCTCAAGTTCGACTTTGCCGAGCCGAGGCGCGAGTTTGCAAAGGGTGCGATCCGCGAGTTCGAGCCTGCAGGCGAGCGCTCGCTCATCATCCCGGCCAGGTAAATCCCACAAACACAATTTTTTTTGATCTACTTCAAATGGGCATGTTGAAATCCCAGAATTATGCCCAAAATAGTATTTTAAAGCATCTAAGGAGAGTATTCCAAATGCTTTCCGAAACCTTTAATTGAATAATAAACGACTGTTAAATGAACCACAAAGAGTTTGTACTCCATCTGTGTGGTAACGCGAACAGAAACTCTCGTGCATCGTTCCTGTGTGCGCTGGGAGGGAGACGAATGGAAAGCGTATTATTTGGCATTGGAGTAACAGCATTGGCAGGTGCCCTTGCTACAATTGCAGGCGCTGCTGAGGATACTGAGTCCAACATCGGGTCGCAGGGTGACCCGAACTCTCAGGTCCAACTGGCTCCACAGATGGGCTATATTCACCGGATTTACAACAAGGCTGTGTCCGGTGAGCCGCCCGCATATGGTCTGTGGGTCACCATCAGCGCAGGTGTAGCGTGGGCATTCATGGCAACGGGGATGAACCCGGTGCTTGCCCTTGTTATCGCTTCTGCACTCGCAATCTTCGTGCAGGGTGTGTATGCAACGACTGCCTACCTCGGAAGGACGGCCAGTCTTGCGAAGTTTGAACAACCGGTATACATCGATGTCATCAAGTCGGTGACCACCGTGACGATGGCGCACGCCTTTGTCGCCGTGTTCCCGGCAGTCGTGATGTGTTACCTTCTCATCGCGGCACTCGGTCACCCGTTCCCGCTGCCTCTTCTGGGCATCGTCTGGGGTATCGCTCTTGGTGCCGCCGGTTCTGCGACCGGAAACCCGTTCTATGGTAAGGAACGTCAGTACCAGTCCCAGAAGTTCGGCGCTGGTGTGCCGATCTCCGCGTCCGGCAACATCGTCAGGTACGCGGAAGCAGGTCAGCGCAGCTCTCTCGACAACGGCTGGTTCACCGCAAAGCTCGCGGGTCCGGCATCAGGCATCTGTTTCGGCCTGATCGTGTTCCTCGAAATCTGGAGAACCGTGCTCTTTGAGGACGTTGCCTCAGGCTGGGGCGCTATCATCGCCGGTGTCGTGATCATCCTGATCTTCACGATCATCGACCGGTACGTCGAAGTCTGGGCACGGAAGAATTACGGTCCGTACCAGGCAGAAGCAACTGAGGAGGTGTCCGCGTGACCGCAATTGCAGCAGGCTCAGGCGGAGGCGAAGGGATCAACCCCGTCGCATCAGCCATTGGTATTGTTCTTATTCTCATCACGCTCGCAATTACCTACTTTGCCGTTCCAGCCGGCCTGGCGGCACTTGTCGGCGTCATTGTCGGTGGCCTTCTCATCGGCTTTGGTATTCACTTCGTGCCGGTCGGCGGTGCCCCGGCTGCCATGGGGCAAGCCCCAGGTATTGCGACCGGTGTGGCAATGCTCGCCACCGGTGCCGGTCTCGCCGGCCTCTTCGGTGGGGCATGGGCCGCAGCCAACCCCGAGTTTAGTTTTGCGGTCGTCATCGCCGCCGGCGCTGTCGGTGGCGGTCTGATGATGGCGATCACCTGTCTGATGGTCAACATCATCTACATCTTCGGCATGGGTATCCCGGCCGCGTCCGGTAAGGTCGCAAAGGATCCGATCACCGGCGACACCCAGGAGGCATACAAGTCCCAGGGTACCGAGGGTCACGGTCTGCCGTTCATCTCCTATGTCGGAGGTGTCATTGGTGGTCTCCTCGGCGGTGCCGGCGGTACGCTCATCTACTACGAGCTCCTCCAGGTCTATACCGCGACTCTCCCCGGCATGTTCGGTGCCGACGCCGCTGAAGTGCTGCCGATCGCAGTCTCGCTCGCCGGGATCTTTGCCGTCGGTATGTTCCTGGTGAACGCCGTGCTCGCCGCGTACAACATCACGGGTACCATCGAAGGCCCCCACGACCCGAAGTTCAAGCGCTTCCCGCGTGCCATCATCGGGTGTGCAACCGCTTCGGCTGTCTGCGGGCTCTTTGCAATTCTGATTGTGATGGGGGTGTGAAAAGATGACCGTACAAATTACTGCATCCGAAGGCGGCATCCCGCACAACACGATCATGGCAGTCGGCCTGGTCGGCTCTCTGGTCTGTCTGTACCTGACCTATGCCAACCAGTTCCTCAACGCCGAGTATGCCGCGTTCTTTGGCGGACTCGCCGCAGTGTTCGCCCTTCTCTGGGGAACTGACACCATCAAGAACCTCTGCAGCTACGGTATCGGTACCGGTGTCCCGTCGGCAGGTATGATCGCCTTTGGTACCGGTGTCATTGCCATGCTGCTTGCAACCAAGGTCGAGACGATAGTCCCGTTCTCCGCCCCGATCGCCGCCGTCGTATTCGGCGCAATCGTCGGTGCGGTGGCAGGCTGGATCGCAAATGAGGTCATGCGGATGAACATCCCGGTCATGGTCCGCTCGCTCACCGAGATGGCCATCATCGGCGCTATCGTCCTCATGGGCTTCACTGCCGCCATGGCAGGCGGGTTCGGCTTCGACGCCCTCGCTGCGCGGGAGATCGCAATCCTCGGACCTCTCACCACGACGTCCTATGTCGGCTCGCTCCTTGGCGGCTGTCTGCTTGCGGTCTCGTTCATGCTCGGCAGCCTCGCCCTGCAGCACCCGTTCAACGCGTGCCTCGGACCTGGCGAACAGCAGGACAGAACCATGATGCTCGCTGCTGAGTGCGGGTTCCTCTCGATGATTGCCGTCGCTGCGATCTCGTTTGCGTTCATCGCCTTCCCGGCGGCTCTTCTCTCGCTGATCGTCGCTATCGTCGGGTGGTACTACACCTACGTCCGCTTCATCGAGCTCTCCAAGCGCGATGCCTTCGCGTGGCTCGACGCAAAGCCGATTCTTGAACCGAAGGGTGATGACTGATGGGATACGTGCAGGTACTGCCCGAATTCGGGCTGGTCGCTGACCCGATGGTCGGCGTTGTTACCACAGCAGGCGTCTCCTACCAGCCAGTGATCGATAAGGTCGAGTTACTTGAGAAGTACACCGACGACCTCGTTGGGATGCTTTCCGGAGAGGGCGCTTTCGTTGCTTCTTTCCCTGGCAGGGAGAAGTCACTGGCCATCGCCGGCAGTGTCACCGCCCTGTGGTATGGTATCGCAGTCGGACTGCTCATCGCAGGGGTTATCGCCCTTGCACTGATGTGAGGTGAAGAAATATGGCAGACAAGACATCACCGGCGAGTGGCTGGCCCCTGATCAAGGGCGACTTCCACTCTGGCGACGCAAATTCATGTGTCGCCGTCGTCACCATGGGCTCTCACCTCGACGAGCAGGGGATCTGTGATGCAGGCGCCGCACTCTGCGGTTCATGCAAGACAGAGAACCTCGGCCTGGAGAAGGTCATTGCAAACGTCATTGCAAACCCGAACATCAGGTTTGTCCTCCTCTGTGGTACCGAAGTCAAGGGCCACCTCTCAGGCCAGACCCTCAGGGCGCTCCACGAGGGCGGTCTCGAGGGTGGCAAGGTCGTCGGCTCCAAGGGCGCTATCCCGTTCATCGAGAACCTCGATGACGCAGCGGTCAAGCGTTTCCAGGAGCAGACCGAAGTCGTCGACATCATGGAGTCCGAAGACCTCGGCGAGATCAAAGCAAAGATCTCCGAACTCGTCGGAAAGGATCCGGGCGCGTTCGACGCGGCCCCGATCGTTGTCGAGGTTAAGGAGGAAGAAGGCGGAGCAGGAGAGGAAGCCGGAGAGGCTGTAGAACTCAACGGGGACCTCGCACTTATTCACGCCAGGTTCAAGACCATCGAGAAGATGGTGACCGACATCGGATACCGGGACAGGTTCGCCGCCGGTGTCTACTCAGGCAAGATCGAAGGACTGATGATCGGCCTGATTGTGTCGTTCTCCATCCTCGGGCTTCTCCTGCTGGGGTGATTTGAGATGGCGGAAGAAGACAAGAAGACAGGTGGCGCGATCAGGATGAATGCTATCGACAGCATCGTGGCAGACATCCAGTACAAGTCGCAGATTATCGCCAGGACAAACAAGATCGACTCAGGCATCATGGACTCCGGGATCCCCGGCTTTGCAGCCGGGCTGTTCATCTCGCTGCTCCTTATCGTGGTGCCTGTAGTGGTGCTGATGTGAGGTGGATAAAACATGGCAGACAAGACATCACCGGCGAGTGGCTGGCCCCTGATCAAGGGCGACTTCCACTCTGGCGACGCAAATTCATGTGTCGCCGTCGTCACCATGGGCTCTCACCTCGACGAGCAGGGGATCTGTGATGCAGGCGCCGCACTCTGCGGTTCATGCAAGACAGAGAACCTCGGTCTGGAGAAGGTCATTGCAAACGTCATTGCAAACCCGAACATCAGGTTTGTCCTCCTCTGTGGTACCGAAGTCAAGGGCCACCTCTCAGGCCAGACCCTCAGGGCGCTCCACGAGGGCGGTCTCGAGGGCGGCAAGGTCGTCGGCTCCAAGGGCGCTATCCCGTTCATCGAGAACCTCGATGACGCAGCGGTCAAGCGTTTCCAGGAGCAGACCGAGATCGTCGACATCATGGAGTCCGAAGACCTCGGCGAGATCAAGGCAAAGATCTCTGAACTCGCCGGAAAGGATCCGGGCGCGTTCGGCGCGGCACCAATAATCGTCGAGGTCAAGGAAGCCGAAGGCGGCGCAGAAGGCGGAGCAGTCGCCGGCGCAAGCCCACAGTTCCTTGAGATCGAGCAGAGACTCGACGAGATCGAAACAAAAATTGAGTTCGTAAACGCCGAGGTCGCCCAGCGTGTCGGCCGCAAGGTCGGCAGGGACATCGGCATTCTCTACGGATTAGTGGCAGGACTGATCGTCTTCATGATGCTGATTTTCCTGCTCCCCAAGTTGATGTAAAGGAGGCAAGATCAGAATGTTCAAATTCGAGAAGGAACAGGCCGTTTTCGACTTTAACGGCATCAAGATCGGCGGTCAGCCGGGCGAGTACCCACGGGTGCTCGGCGCGTCCATCTTCTACAACAAACACGAGACGGTACTTGACGACCACACGGGAAAGATCGACAAGGCAAAGGCCGAGGCGCTCTGGAACCGTTGTCAGGAACTCTACGACCAGACGGGCAACCCGTACTTCATCCAGATCATCGCTGAGTACGGTGAGGCCTTCGAGAGTTACTTCGACTGGTTCTGCTCCATCGACGACAAGACTCCGTTCCTGATGGACTCCTCCGCACCGGAAGCCCTTGTCCACGCATGTGAGTACGTCACCGAGGTCGGCATCGCAGACCGTGCGATCTACAACTCGATCAACGGCTCCATCGTCCCCGAGAACATCGAGGCCCTGAAGAAGTCCGATGTCAACTCCGCAATCGTCCTCGCCTTCAACCCCGGCGACCCGTCGGTCGTAGGGCGTGAGAAGGTGCTGACAGAGGGCGGTGTCGCCGGTCAGGCACAGTCCATGATCGGGATCGCCGAGGAATGCGGCATCACCCGCCCGATCCTCGACACAGCGGCCACCCCGCTCGGTATGGGTTCCGGCGGTTCGTTCCGTGAGATCCTCGCCTGCAAGGCGATCCACGGTCTGCCGACCGGTGGTGCATACCACAACATGACCGTCTCCTGGACCTGGCTGAAGCGCTGGAGAAAGAGGGTTCTTGCCGAGCAGTATGAGGGTAACGACGTCCTTCTTGAGCAGATGTCCCACCACCACTTCGGCGGGATGGATGGTATCAGACAGACCGCATGGGCTGCACCTGATATCGGCTGCAACATCATGGCCATGACCCTCGGTGCCGACCTGATCATGTTCGGGCCTATCGAGAACTGCGAGGGTATCGCCACCGCGGCCGCCTTCTCAGATATCGTCCTCACCGAGGCTCTCAAGGAACTCGGCGGCGATCTCCAGGCCGAGAAGCACCCGATCACGCTTCTCGTCTAAATTCAATCTCTCTTTTTTTCTCTGGTTTTGGAGCACTTCTTTCCCTTCTGTCGCGGCGAATCTTTGATCCCCGGCACCGCTGGATGGTGGTGACAGAAAGGCAACGATGGAGATCCCCGTTCACTCACTGTATCAAAACAGCGGACGAGGCAGCACC contains:
- the mcrC gene encoding methyl-coenzyme M reductase I operon protein C, producing MPIGRVTQVVDCRESMGMGKGGGLAQRGTISECRRPDVIVVGMSPGRRHVTKPVCDITSALRREGVEFSVSTLVLNAGSGVPPDAPGIAGSVLGAYFGLTPQEIEQIEEHKVAILHHGNVRSHVVQKVRFILEHVDVKAVVVSQCPIDYEDLAKEGVKTALVMPPPDRVKTRGSVEAIVSGVTRGQTPNREKMAEVITAVTRLMKEHNPR
- the mtrE gene encoding tetrahydromethanopterin S-methyltransferase subunit E, which translates into the protein MESVLFGIGVTALAGALATIAGAAEDTESNIGSQGDPNSQVQLAPQMGYIHRIYNKAVSGEPPAYGLWVTISAGVAWAFMATGMNPVLALVIASALAIFVQGVYATTAYLGRTASLAKFEQPVYIDVIKSVTTVTMAHAFVAVFPAVVMCYLLIAALGHPFPLPLLGIVWGIALGAAGSATGNPFYGKERQYQSQKFGAGVPISASGNIVRYAEAGQRSSLDNGWFTAKLAGPASGICFGLIVFLEIWRTVLFEDVASGWGAIIAGVVIILIFTIIDRYVEVWARKNYGPYQAEATEEVSA
- the mtrD gene encoding tetrahydromethanopterin S-methyltransferase subunit D; its protein translation is MTAIAAGSGGGEGINPVASAIGIVLILITLAITYFAVPAGLAALVGVIVGGLLIGFGIHFVPVGGAPAAMGQAPGIATGVAMLATGAGLAGLFGGAWAAANPEFSFAVVIAAGAVGGGLMMAITCLMVNIIYIFGMGIPAASGKVAKDPITGDTQEAYKSQGTEGHGLPFISYVGGVIGGLLGGAGGTLIYYELLQVYTATLPGMFGADAAEVLPIAVSLAGIFAVGMFLVNAVLAAYNITGTIEGPHDPKFKRFPRAIIGCATASAVCGLFAILIVMGV
- the mcrD gene encoding methyl-coenzyme M reductase operon protein D — translated: MTEATYPQCRIVPARFLNPETVERLLTRILEIGGIRRLILNGPRLPPTVPYGPARGTPNPHPMRKAIRVGDQEMELQVHVGTILLELEDRSYIDSIRQACDEVFVKFPYGFSEGKFIKTQATVSDYAKYGPDADKLILGMTDPKSRSGPLIIQGTK
- a CDS encoding formylmethanofuran dehydrogenase subunit C → METVTLTPKEQPELFIDAENITPNAFAGKNAAEIAGLSVFEGNQTQTLGQYFEVAGKAGATAEETKIVIKGDVTKVKYIGMRMNGGEIVVEGSADMYVGAWMESGSIHVKGNVDAFSGTGMKGGEIEVDGNAGNYLGAAYRGDWRGMQAGTIRVHGNAGSDIGTFMNGGTIIVEGDVDVHVGTHAEGGTIIVKGNGKSKIGGQMVKGEIYVFGTIDVMMPGYVYREDVDLEVDGASARFALFEGDMGERHPKRKGQVTYGKIYQKY
- the mcrG gene encoding coenzyme-B sulfoethylthiotransferase subunit gamma, with product MAYKPQFGPGTSVVAENRRKQMNPDYQLEKLREVTDEDIVLILGHRAPGAAYPTAHPPLAEQQEPDCPIRKIVEPTEGAKAGDRVRYIQFADSMFNAPSQPYQRTYMECYRFRGIDPGTLSGRQIVECRERDLESYSKDLVNTEVFDPARIGVRGATVHGHSLRLAEDGMMFDMLQRCVLGDDGIVRYVKNQIGEPLDRAVEVGKPMDEAWLKAHTTMFHSLAGTGFRDDQEYVEYVQRIHSLRTKYGFMPKEE
- the mcrA gene encoding coenzyme-B sulfoethylthiotransferase subunit alpha, whose protein sequence is MAKIERAQKLFLKSLKEKFQDQDVQSEKTEFYKFGGIRQSPRKLEFMKASQAIEMQRGIAMYDPERCHLGGLPMGQRQLMTYEVSGTGVYVEGDDLHFVNNSAMQQMWDDIRRTVIVGMDLAHATLQKRLGKEVTPETINEYLHILNHAMPGAAVVQEHMVETHPGLVDDCYVKVFTGDDELADDIEPQFLINVEKLFPGESAEALKAAVGKSMWQAIHIPTIVSRTCDGGTTSRWSAMQIGMSFIAAYRMCAGEAAVADLSFAAKHAGVIQMADILPARRARGPNEPGGIKFGHFSDMIQADRKYPNDPAKASLEVVGAGTMLFDQIWLGSYMSGGVGFTQYATAAYTDNILDEFTYYGMDYIKDKYKVDWQHPNAADKVTSSQDVVNDIATEVTLNAMEQYEQFPTMMEDHFGGSQRAGVIAAASGLSTGIATGNSNAGLNGWYLSMLLHKEGWSRLGFFGYDLQDQCGSANSLSVRPDEGCIGEFRGPNYPNYAMNVGHQGEYAAIVGSAHYSRGDAWSMNPLIKIAFADPSLKFDFAEPRREFAKGAIREFEPAGERSLIIPAR
- the mcrB gene encoding coenzyme-B sulfoethylthiotransferase subunit beta yields the protein MAKYSDTIDLYDDEGKLLKSGVALERISPVVNPAIKKVIDMTKRTIAVNVAGIEKGIKTGAVGSKADSIAGRTMDLDVVKDVDAIKAKIQEMVQVEEGDDTQIKDFGGKLLLVEVPKARIEAAATYDAAITAVAAATTYAILDQYDIGPFDAPMVKAAVWGTYPQTMDMKGANVASILSIPQNNEGLGFALRNIPANHVVMITGRNAMQGAALSSTFEHAGQFEMGNAIGPFERAQLLGYAFQGLNANNLVYDLVKTNGQSGTVGTVVQSLVERAIEDKVIAPGKKGGYFQYYDTKDPMLWNAYAAAGTLAGTMVNCGAGRFAQAVSSTLLYFNDLLEHETGLPGCDYGRVMGTAVGFSFFSHSIYGGGGPGIFNGNHVVTRHSAGFAIPCVVAACSVDAGTQMFAPEGTSKIYGETYGQIEEFAKPIQNIAKEV